The following coding sequences lie in one Fibrobacter sp. UWH4 genomic window:
- a CDS encoding nitroreductase family protein: MKNRFALTLMATLICSTLAMAQLQKLPAPAKTGGKPVMEALWDRASGTEFSDKMLSDQDLSNLLFAAIGVNRPADGKLTSPTARNFQEIRVFVFTSKGVSEYLNKENALKQVAKGDHRALVADRQDWAKAAPVSILIVADETKFGSSDARAKVTMGTDAGIVSENINLFCAGMGLVTRPRMTMDVPAIKKLLKLSDSQVPLLNNPVGYAK, translated from the coding sequence ATGAAAAATCGTTTTGCACTCACGCTTATGGCAACGCTCATCTGCAGCACGCTTGCCATGGCGCAGCTCCAAAAACTCCCCGCTCCGGCAAAGACCGGCGGCAAGCCTGTCATGGAGGCGCTCTGGGACAGGGCTTCTGGCACGGAGTTCAGCGACAAGATGCTCAGTGACCAGGATCTTTCGAATTTGCTTTTTGCGGCTATCGGCGTGAATCGCCCTGCCGACGGCAAGCTCACTTCGCCGACTGCCCGCAACTTCCAGGAAATCCGCGTGTTCGTGTTCACGAGCAAGGGCGTCTCGGAATACCTGAACAAGGAAAACGCGCTGAAGCAGGTGGCGAAGGGTGACCACAGGGCGCTCGTTGCCGACCGTCAGGATTGGGCGAAGGCGGCCCCGGTGAGCATCCTCATCGTTGCGGACGAGACCAAGTTCGGCAGCAGCGACGCCCGCGCGAAGGTGACGATGGGAACCGATGCGGGCATCGTGAGCGAGAATATTAATTTGTTCTGTGCCGGCATGGGCCTGGTGACCCGCCCGCGCATGACGATGGATGTTCCCGCCATCAAGAAGCTTCTCAAGCTTTCGGACTCGCAGGTGCCCTTGCTGAACAACCCCGTGGGCTATGCGAAGTAG
- a CDS encoding YhcG family protein, translating to MSKNKEPVYTRCSTIISANFLADVQCIIETSRTRAYAAVNVAMLERNWQLGKRIAEEEIKGKTRAEYGVKIIAELSKRLTDIYGRGYTKTNLYSFLQFYKIFPKIFHTPCGKSAQPLLTWSHYRSLLRVFDADAREWYMQEAINETWSARTLDRNISTQYYHRLLASQNKGPVKREMRNKTKAFQQDKLEFIKNPVVAEFLNMSPNTDFSESKLETAIINHLQRFVLELGKGFAFVARQQHIRTDTEDYFIDLVFYNYILKCFVLFDLKTGTVNHQDVGQMDMYVRMYDELKRNEGDNPTIGIVLGSNTSKDIARYSVLKGNKRLFQAKYMPYMPTLEELNMEIERQKEIFAEQNDS from the coding sequence ATGTCTAAAAATAAGGAACCTGTTTACACAAGGTGTTCCACTATTATTTCGGCGAATTTCCTTGCCGATGTACAATGTATCATTGAGACATCGAGGACTCGCGCTTACGCGGCCGTAAATGTGGCAATGTTGGAACGCAACTGGCAATTGGGCAAGCGTATTGCGGAAGAAGAAATTAAGGGTAAAACTCGTGCAGAATACGGCGTTAAAATTATTGCGGAACTGTCGAAACGGCTGACCGATATTTATGGAAGGGGTTATACAAAAACCAATTTGTACAGCTTTCTGCAATTCTACAAGATCTTTCCTAAAATTTTCCACACACCGTGTGGAAAATCTGCACAACCGCTGCTTACATGGAGTCACTATAGGAGCCTTTTGCGAGTTTTTGACGCCGATGCTCGTGAATGGTATATGCAGGAGGCTATAAATGAAACATGGAGCGCTCGAACCCTAGATAGAAATATTTCAACGCAGTATTATCATCGACTTTTAGCATCGCAAAACAAGGGCCCCGTCAAAAGGGAGATGCGAAACAAGACGAAGGCTTTTCAACAAGATAAATTAGAGTTCATCAAAAATCCTGTTGTTGCTGAATTTTTGAATATGTCGCCCAATACTGATTTTTCTGAATCAAAGCTAGAAACGGCGATAATCAATCATTTGCAAAGGTTTGTTCTAGAATTGGGAAAGGGGTTTGCGTTTGTTGCTAGACAACAACATATCCGGACTGATACCGAAGATTATTTTATTGATCTCGTTTTTTACAACTATATCCTGAAATGTTTCGTTCTATTTGACTTGAAAACAGGAACTGTTAACCATCAAGATGTCGGCCAGATGGATATGTATGTCAGAATGTATGACGAATTAAAAAGAAATGAAGGTGACAATCCGACTATAGGTATTGTTCTTGGATCTAACACAAGTAAGGATATCGCTCGATATTCCGTTCTAAAAGGCAATAAGCGGCTTTTCCAGGCGAAATATATGCCCTATATGCCGACATTGGAGGAGTTGAATATGGAAATCGAACGTCAGAAGGAAATCTTTGCCGAACAAAATGATTCTTGA
- a CDS encoding class I SAM-dependent DNA methyltransferase produces the protein MTDVELKNLKDRLWHSADILRAGAHLAANKYGQPILGLIFLRYADILYKQHKDEIIAEFEKLKGTRRARTLKEISIEKCGFYLPECACFDFINDAPDDAKKATLVKRAMKAIEDENEKMEGVLSKDVYAQLVPEEEPDLLSKIVRIFKDIPEDIGIDLFGEIYEYFLGNFALSEGKDGGTFYTPATVVRYMVEVLQPSGHDKKFLDPACGSGGMFVQAARYMHKHNKSEEDDTMSFRCYGVEKEPDTVKLAKMNLLLNNVRGDITEANSFYSDPYNAFGAFDYVMANPPFNVDEVVVDKVKEDERFSTYGVPRNKSKAGSKKESDKKETVPNANYLWIGYFATALNKNGKAALVMANSASDAGGSELEIRKKMIEEGVISQMVTLPSNMFNSVTLPATLWFFDKQKAGGKKKDEILFIDARNVFTQVDRAHRKFSDEQIKNLAIISRLYEGDTQAFKDLVKEYKENLKNAPINSDDKEVKIKDYWQAQINWLTERFPNGKYQDVIGLCKVAKIEGEDGIKDQDYSLNAGRYVGVVIEDDGMTAEEFKETMLGLNDDFAKLSAEAKKLEKQIAENMNALF, from the coding sequence ATGACCGACGTTGAATTGAAGAACTTGAAAGACCGTCTTTGGCATTCCGCAGACATTCTCCGCGCTGGAGCGCACCTTGCCGCAAACAAATACGGGCAGCCCATTCTGGGCCTAATCTTCCTGCGCTATGCGGACATTCTTTACAAACAGCATAAAGACGAAATCATCGCTGAGTTCGAAAAACTCAAGGGCACCCGTCGTGCACGCACGCTCAAAGAAATCTCCATCGAAAAGTGCGGTTTCTACTTGCCTGAATGTGCCTGCTTCGACTTTATCAACGACGCCCCGGATGACGCCAAGAAAGCGACTCTCGTCAAGCGCGCGATGAAGGCCATCGAAGACGAAAACGAAAAGATGGAAGGGGTCCTCTCCAAAGATGTTTACGCACAGCTCGTTCCCGAAGAGGAGCCCGATTTGCTTTCGAAGATTGTCCGCATTTTCAAGGACATCCCCGAAGATATCGGCATCGACCTGTTCGGCGAAATCTACGAATACTTCCTGGGCAATTTCGCTTTGTCCGAAGGCAAGGACGGCGGAACATTCTATACGCCCGCGACAGTCGTGCGTTACATGGTCGAAGTCTTGCAGCCAAGCGGTCACGACAAGAAATTCCTTGATCCGGCTTGCGGTTCGGGCGGCATGTTCGTGCAGGCGGCCCGCTATATGCACAAGCACAACAAGAGCGAAGAAGATGACACGATGTCTTTCCGTTGCTACGGCGTGGAAAAGGAACCCGATACGGTCAAACTCGCCAAAATGAACTTGCTCCTGAACAATGTCCGTGGCGACATCACCGAAGCGAACTCTTTTTACAGCGACCCTTACAACGCATTCGGCGCATTTGATTACGTGATGGCGAATCCCCCGTTCAACGTGGACGAAGTCGTTGTCGATAAAGTCAAGGAAGACGAACGTTTCAGCACCTATGGCGTTCCCAGAAACAAATCCAAGGCAGGCAGCAAAAAAGAATCAGACAAGAAAGAAACCGTCCCCAACGCAAACTACCTATGGATTGGCTACTTCGCAACAGCCCTGAATAAAAACGGCAAGGCGGCACTCGTCATGGCGAATTCCGCAAGCGATGCCGGCGGCAGCGAACTTGAAATCCGCAAGAAGATGATTGAAGAAGGTGTCATCAGCCAGATGGTCACCCTGCCCTCGAACATGTTCAACTCGGTCACGCTCCCCGCGACGCTCTGGTTCTTCGACAAGCAAAAAGCGGGCGGCAAGAAAAAAGACGAAATCCTTTTCATCGACGCACGAAACGTGTTCACCCAAGTTGACAGGGCACACCGCAAGTTCAGCGACGAACAAATCAAGAACCTCGCCATCATCAGCCGGCTATACGAAGGCGACACGCAGGCTTTCAAGGACTTGGTCAAGGAATACAAGGAAAACCTCAAGAACGCTCCCATAAACAGCGACGATAAAGAAGTCAAAATCAAGGATTATTGGCAGGCACAAATCAACTGGCTCACCGAACGGTTCCCGAATGGAAAATACCAAGACGTAATCGGCCTTTGCAAGGTCGCAAAAATCGAAGGAGAAGACGGAATCAAGGACCAGGATTATTCGCTCAACGCGGGCCGATATGTGGGCGTTGTCATTGAAGACGACGGCATGACCGCCGAAGAATTCAAGGAAACGATGCTCGGGCTGAACGACGATTTCGCCAAGCTGAGCGCCGAAGCGAAGAAACTGGAAAAACAGATTGCAGAGAATATGAATGCGTTATTTTAG
- a CDS encoding virulence RhuM family protein codes for MSNELAKQISYILYSSPEEDVKVMALVKDETIWLTQKAMAELFDVNVPGISKHLKNIYDEGELSESATVSILETVQNENGRSVKRNVSFYNLDAIISVGYRVNSAKATKFRIWATGILKEYIKKGFVLDDERLKQGNAVFGKDYFKELLERVRSIRASERRIWQQITDIFAECSIDYDKDSEITKKFFATVQNKFHYAITGQTAAEIVYERADHKKEHMGLTTWKNSPSGRVLKSDVNIAKNYLSEKQIRQLERAVSGYFDYIEDLIEREIAFNMEQFAASVNEFLEFRRYDILDGNGKVSRDQADEKAFGEYEIFNRTQKIDSDFDKVIRKIKKN; via the coding sequence ATGTCGAACGAACTAGCCAAGCAGATATCGTATATTCTTTACAGCAGTCCTGAAGAAGATGTCAAGGTCATGGCTTTAGTCAAAGACGAGACCATCTGGCTGACGCAGAAGGCTATGGCCGAGCTTTTTGATGTTAATGTTCCGGGCATTTCGAAGCATTTGAAAAACATATACGATGAAGGAGAGCTTAGTGAATCCGCAACTGTTTCCATTTTGGAAACAGTTCAAAATGAAAATGGCCGTTCCGTAAAGCGCAATGTCTCTTTCTACAATCTCGATGCAATTATTTCCGTCGGTTACCGTGTAAATTCTGCGAAGGCCACAAAGTTCCGCATTTGGGCTACGGGAATCCTGAAGGAATACATCAAGAAGGGTTTTGTGCTCGACGACGAGCGCTTAAAGCAGGGTAACGCTGTTTTCGGTAAGGACTACTTCAAGGAACTTTTGGAAAGAGTCCGATCTATCCGTGCGAGCGAACGCCGCATTTGGCAGCAGATAACGGATATTTTTGCCGAGTGTTCCATAGACTACGACAAGGATTCTGAAATAACGAAAAAGTTTTTCGCCACGGTTCAGAACAAGTTCCACTATGCAATAACAGGGCAGACTGCTGCGGAAATCGTGTACGAGAGGGCCGACCACAAAAAAGAGCACATGGGGCTTACGACCTGGAAAAATTCTCCGAGCGGCCGTGTGCTGAAAAGCGATGTGAACATTGCCAAGAATTATTTGTCAGAAAAGCAGATCCGTCAGCTGGAACGCGCCGTGAGCGGTTATTTTGACTACATCGAAGACTTGATAGAGCGGGAGATTGCTTTTAACATGGAGCAGTTTGCCGCAAGCGTGAACGAGTTCCTGGAATTCAGGCGCTACGACATTCTCGATGGCAATGGAAAAGTCAGCCGGGACCAGGCGGACGAGAAAGCATTCGGAGAATACGAGATTTTCAACCGCACGCAAAAGATTGACTCTGATTTCGACAAGGTAATCCGGAAAATAAAGAAGAATTAG
- the ahcY gene encoding adenosylhomocysteinase: MEYKIKDINLAVEGRKELDLAETEMPGLMALRKEYAGKKPLAGARIMGSLHMTVQTAILIETLVDLGADVRWVSCNIFSTQDNAAAAVVVGKKGTVENPQGVPVFAWKGETLEEYWENTARALVWPDGKTADLIVDDGGDATMLVTCGAEFEDAGKVPEFNPATDSEEWGVFLATCRKIFEKDPKQWTRAREALRGVSEETTTGVHRLYQMAQAGRLKFPAINVNDSVTKSKFDNLYGCRHSLIDGINRATDVMMAGKIAVVCGYGDVGKGCAQSLRGQGARVIITEIDPICALQAAMEGYEVKTLDEVVSYADIFVTTTGNTGIISAAQMEKMKHRAIVGNIGHFDNEIDMAGLKKIPGIKRNEIKPQYDEWIFPDGHSILVLAEGRLLNLGCATGHPSFVMSASFTNQTIAQIDLWLNAQGKQTVAGIKYESGVVYTLPKILDEKVARLHLEKLGVHLTTLTKAQADYIGVPVEGPYKADHYRY, from the coding sequence ATGGAATACAAAATTAAGGATATCAACCTTGCTGTGGAAGGCCGCAAGGAACTCGACCTCGCCGAAACCGAAATGCCGGGCCTGATGGCGCTCCGCAAGGAATACGCAGGCAAGAAGCCGCTCGCAGGTGCGCGCATCATGGGTAGCCTCCACATGACCGTGCAGACCGCTATTTTGATTGAAACGCTGGTGGATCTCGGTGCCGACGTGCGCTGGGTGAGCTGCAACATTTTCAGTACGCAGGACAACGCTGCCGCCGCCGTCGTGGTAGGCAAGAAGGGCACCGTGGAAAACCCGCAGGGCGTGCCCGTGTTCGCCTGGAAGGGCGAAACCCTCGAAGAATACTGGGAAAACACCGCCCGCGCCCTCGTATGGCCCGACGGCAAGACCGCAGACCTCATCGTGGATGACGGCGGCGACGCCACCATGCTCGTGACCTGCGGCGCCGAATTCGAAGATGCCGGCAAGGTGCCCGAATTCAACCCCGCTACCGACAGCGAAGAATGGGGCGTGTTCCTCGCCACCTGCCGTAAGATTTTTGAGAAGGACCCGAAGCAGTGGACCCGCGCCCGCGAAGCCCTCCGCGGCGTTTCCGAAGAAACCACCACCGGCGTGCATCGCCTTTACCAGATGGCCCAGGCCGGCCGCCTCAAGTTCCCGGCAATCAACGTGAACGATTCCGTCACGAAGTCCAAGTTCGACAACCTCTACGGCTGCCGCCACTCCCTCATCGACGGCATCAACCGCGCCACCGACGTGATGATGGCTGGCAAGATTGCAGTCGTGTGCGGCTACGGCGACGTGGGTAAGGGTTGCGCACAGTCCCTGCGCGGTCAGGGCGCCCGCGTGATCATCACCGAAATCGACCCGATTTGCGCACTCCAGGCCGCCATGGAAGGCTACGAAGTCAAGACCCTCGACGAAGTCGTGAGCTACGCCGACATCTTCGTGACCACCACCGGCAACACCGGCATCATCAGCGCCGCCCAGATGGAAAAGATGAAGCACCGCGCCATCGTCGGTAACATCGGCCACTTCGACAACGAAATCGACATGGCCGGTCTCAAGAAGATTCCGGGCATCAAGCGTAACGAAATCAAGCCGCAGTACGACGAATGGATTTTCCCCGACGGCCACAGCATCCTCGTGCTCGCCGAAGGCCGCCTGCTGAACCTCGGCTGCGCTACCGGTCACCCGAGCTTCGTGATGAGTGCAAGCTTCACGAACCAGACCATCGCACAGATCGACCTCTGGCTCAACGCACAGGGCAAGCAGACTGTCGCCGGCATCAAGTACGAAAGCGGTGTCGTCTATACGCTCCCGAAGATCCTCGACGAAAAGGTCGCACGCCTCCACCTCGAAAAGCTCGGCGTTCACCTGACGACCCTCACCAAGGCCCAGGCCGATTACATCGGCGTGCCTGTGGAAGGCCCGTACAAGGCGGATCATTACAGGTACTAA
- a CDS encoding ATP-dependent RecD-like DNA helicase: protein MVSIDKAILDCDSVICKNISHFDESERGLLSQNILAQLRNLIEYIAMRVCLIGESINPNCYEQKTRALNILATRGNCRPLYKFHELLQKSASHYTIDENGSERLMIKYYKYLLIVKKFVKEQCDLDILRNISDFPINTDKDLDVYYQAVAQKIEETKSTIEPKVSDENRYYIQKIKPFFVGSEIYYEVTFTMAFSNISKFDRVIAFTKYDILPNYSVKFSQREEYINVMGNAIKINIIDAWSVSIRPCEVSNYMHIFGSNIEIRSDDSEYKILMSFLTKYHIDLCEFVTSSHDFYNHIKQGVITKAQDSFIFDILDRSRSIICNVLAGSNILRYLLYKMKNDIIKRQWGAQNELLQNLYLDYGCIPFDKMPFCTALRNHNPRIFELLDCIPSENRDYEFLVKSIQVETEIRGNLFTKKDDLKKFDNIDALVRAFNGALYYKHENRKIKEIKGNYYIKEYADYCAEILRKLSVFAQSGVNGYQTAIQHWLEDPLNAIDDCQKIEILKELFVSSKVAFVYGAAGTGKSTLIGHISKYYSNAIKLYLAVTHPAIENLKRKTQNNNAVYMTIESYLKNKQVCCQWDLIVIDECSTVSNEQMVQILNKSTTELLVLVGDVHQIESIRFGNWFAIAEKFLPSSCIYELTNTYRSSNDELKLLWGRVRNYEDSVQEVLDKNDMSAKLEDFDFQYNHEDEIVLCLNYDGLYGINNINAFLQGQNRNANIRIGVNTYKVGDPVLFIESNRYAPLIYNNMKGRIKKLWKDEVNYYFDISLEIAIDQISARGYDFELLSTPEETTSTIRIRVSKYRSTDNDNERLEDMVPFQVAYAISIHKAQGLEYDSVKIVISNEVDEKITHNIFYTAITRARKNLKIYWSPEVENRVIESFKPQHKAKDVALLKLLYDL from the coding sequence ATGGTTTCTATTGACAAGGCAATTCTTGACTGTGATTCGGTAATATGCAAAAACATATCCCATTTTGATGAATCAGAACGTGGTCTATTGAGTCAAAATATATTGGCTCAATTGAGAAATCTTATTGAATACATTGCAATGAGGGTTTGTCTTATTGGCGAATCTATTAATCCTAATTGTTATGAACAGAAAACCCGTGCATTGAATATTTTGGCTACTCGTGGAAATTGTCGCCCTTTATATAAGTTTCATGAATTACTGCAAAAATCTGCATCTCATTATACGATAGATGAAAATGGCTCTGAAAGATTAATGATTAAATATTACAAGTATCTTTTAATAGTAAAGAAATTTGTAAAAGAACAATGTGATTTGGATATTTTAAGAAATATATCCGATTTCCCGATAAATACAGATAAAGATTTAGATGTTTATTATCAAGCTGTGGCGCAAAAAATTGAAGAAACGAAGTCTACTATTGAACCTAAAGTATCTGATGAGAATAGATATTACATCCAAAAAATAAAACCATTTTTTGTTGGTTCGGAAATTTATTACGAAGTAACGTTTACAATGGCTTTTAGCAATATTAGCAAATTTGATCGAGTTATTGCTTTTACAAAATATGATATTTTACCCAATTACTCTGTGAAGTTTTCTCAAAGAGAAGAATATATAAATGTAATGGGGAATGCCATAAAAATAAATATAATTGATGCTTGGAGCGTTTCAATTCGCCCTTGTGAAGTTTCAAATTATATGCATATTTTTGGATCAAATATTGAGATTAGAAGCGATGATTCTGAATATAAGATACTGATGAGTTTCCTCACGAAATACCATATCGATTTATGTGAATTTGTAACCTCTTCACATGACTTTTACAACCATATAAAGCAAGGTGTTATCACAAAAGCTCAAGATTCTTTCATATTTGATATTTTGGATAGAAGTCGTAGTATCATTTGCAATGTATTGGCGGGAAGCAATATCTTGAGATATCTTCTTTACAAAATGAAAAATGATATTATAAAGCGACAATGGGGGGCTCAAAACGAGTTGCTGCAAAATCTTTATTTGGATTATGGATGTATTCCTTTTGATAAAATGCCGTTTTGTACTGCGTTAAGAAACCATAATCCGAGGATTTTCGAATTACTGGATTGTATACCATCAGAAAATAGAGATTACGAGTTCTTAGTAAAGAGTATTCAAGTAGAAACAGAAATAAGGGGTAATCTATTTACAAAGAAAGATGATTTGAAAAAATTCGATAATATTGATGCTTTAGTAAGGGCTTTTAATGGAGCTCTTTATTACAAGCATGAAAATCGAAAAATCAAGGAAATAAAAGGAAATTATTATATCAAGGAGTATGCAGATTATTGCGCCGAAATTCTACGTAAGTTGTCGGTTTTTGCACAATCTGGTGTAAATGGATATCAAACGGCAATTCAGCACTGGTTGGAAGACCCTCTTAACGCTATTGATGATTGCCAAAAAATTGAAATTCTAAAAGAACTATTTGTTTCATCTAAAGTTGCGTTTGTCTATGGTGCAGCAGGCACAGGAAAATCAACTTTAATCGGACATATTTCAAAATACTATTCAAATGCTATAAAGCTATATCTAGCAGTAACACATCCAGCAATAGAGAACTTGAAAAGAAAAACCCAAAATAACAATGCTGTGTATATGACTATTGAGTCATATTTAAAAAACAAACAGGTTTGTTGCCAATGGGATTTAATAGTTATAGACGAATGCAGTACCGTTAGCAACGAGCAAATGGTTCAAATATTGAACAAATCTACTACGGAGTTACTTGTTCTTGTTGGAGATGTTCATCAAATAGAGTCCATTCGTTTTGGAAATTGGTTTGCAATAGCGGAAAAATTTTTGCCTTCATCGTGTATTTATGAATTAACAAATACCTATCGTAGCTCGAATGATGAATTAAAACTACTCTGGGGTCGAGTTCGAAATTACGAAGACTCTGTTCAAGAGGTCTTGGATAAAAACGATATGTCGGCAAAATTAGAAGATTTTGACTTTCAATACAATCACGAAGATGAAATCGTACTTTGCCTTAATTATGATGGATTATACGGCATAAATAACATCAATGCATTTCTACAAGGACAAAATAGAAATGCAAATATTAGAATAGGGGTTAATACTTATAAGGTTGGGGATCCTGTTCTTTTTATCGAATCTAATCGATATGCACCACTCATATATAATAATATGAAAGGACGAATAAAAAAATTATGGAAAGATGAGGTGAATTACTATTTTGATATTAGCCTTGAAATAGCAATCGACCAAATTAGTGCAAGAGGATATGATTTTGAGTTGCTCTCGACACCAGAAGAAACAACATCAACGATAAGAATTAGAGTGTCGAAATATCGTAGTACAGATAATGACAACGAGCGTTTAGAAGATATGGTTCCCTTCCAGGTGGCTTATGCGATATCAATCCACAAAGCTCAAGGATTGGAATATGATTCTGTAAAAATTGTTATATCAAATGAAGTGGATGAAAAGATAACCCATAATATTTTCTATACAGCTATTACGCGTGCTAGAAAGAATCTAAAAATATATTGGTCTCCTGAAGTGGAAAATAGAGTTATAGAAAGTTTTAAGCCGCAACATAAGGCAAAAGATGTGGCTTTGTTAAAGTTGTTGTATGACTTGTAA
- the purM gene encoding phosphoribosylformylglycinamidine cyclo-ligase, which produces MNYADAGVSLARADEAMVGVKKSVRTTFNQGVLGDVGNFGGLFTLNHLGMKDPVLVSSVDGVGTKLKVDIEMGTHELPGQDIVNHCCDDILVQGARPLFFLDYVATGRLEPGVMDKLVAGMAKACRENDLVLIGGETAEMPGFYGPGDYDISGTIVGVVERENIIDGKKIKPGTIILGLPSTGLHTNGYSLARKVLFDVAGYKVDTVVDGMDKSIGEALAVPHRSYYPSLIDLCNKKIIQGLAHITGSGYQGNIPRILPDDVDVIIDRTTWDPPMIFKLIQQAGSVEKDEMYNTFNMGMGMLIFIDPKDKAEVTAHLEAKGEKWVQIGEVVAGTKQVKFRD; this is translated from the coding sequence ATGAATTACGCAGACGCAGGAGTGTCCTTGGCACGCGCCGACGAGGCGATGGTCGGTGTCAAGAAATCCGTACGTACTACATTCAACCAGGGCGTTTTGGGCGACGTGGGCAACTTCGGTGGCCTCTTTACGCTGAACCACCTCGGCATGAAGGACCCCGTCCTCGTGAGCTCCGTAGATGGCGTGGGCACCAAGCTCAAGGTCGACATCGAAATGGGCACGCACGAACTCCCGGGTCAGGACATCGTGAACCACTGCTGCGACGACATTCTCGTCCAGGGTGCACGTCCGTTGTTCTTCTTGGACTACGTGGCTACCGGCCGCCTGGAACCGGGCGTGATGGACAAGCTCGTTGCCGGTATGGCCAAGGCCTGCCGCGAAAACGACCTCGTGCTCATCGGCGGTGAAACCGCTGAAATGCCGGGCTTCTACGGTCCCGGCGACTACGACATTTCCGGTACAATCGTGGGTGTCGTGGAACGCGAAAACATCATCGACGGCAAGAAGATCAAGCCGGGTACCATCATTCTCGGTCTGCCTTCTACTGGCCTTCACACCAACGGTTACTCTTTGGCCCGTAAGGTGTTGTTCGACGTGGCCGGCTACAAGGTCGATACCGTTGTCGACGGCATGGACAAGTCCATCGGCGAAGCCCTCGCCGTGCCGCACCGCAGCTACTACCCGAGTCTCATCGATCTTTGCAACAAGAAGATTATCCAGGGCCTCGCACACATCACGGGTTCGGGCTACCAGGGCAACATTCCGCGTATCCTCCCGGACGATGTCGACGTGATTATCGACCGCACCACGTGGGACCCGCCGATGATCTTCAAGCTCATCCAGCAGGCTGGCTCCGTCGAGAAGGACGAGATGTACAATACCTTCAACATGGGTATGGGCATGCTCATCTTCATCGACCCGAAGGACAAGGCCGAAGTTACCGCTCACCTCGAAGCCAAGGGCGAAAAGTGGGTGCAGATCGGCGAAGTCGTCGCTGGCACCAAGCAGGTGAAGTTCCGCGACTAA
- a CDS encoding polysaccharide lyase: MSAKIRNTFSAAMFAVAVACSASLAPFAFAQTVSDTVSFVNFENREVGVYGNAEAKEDFKRNDYDKSWWYAMDKNNGENSKVVYDGEEHGKVLQLKYPKGCVGPNDNDTPACAAQIIQPLVKTADTMWSAYDIFFEDGFEFQLGGKLPGLCGGKCYTGNAMPETGDGWSARIMWRKDGNAVQLIYFMGQESVYGDDFKWNLNGTIPQKQFTTGTWHRIVNKVSMNTIATPGNGDKNGRVQAWIDGEVALDVDTLRLRDYDTVKVDKFYLSTFHGGSSTEWAPTHDCFIRYDNFTVSTDSIAVKANASDTSGTCEGENCGQGPERIMPRAQNRTIVAPVETYRIDGTFVGRKNTLPAAATHQLKNGKRVKVVR; this comes from the coding sequence ATGAGCGCAAAAATTCGTAACACCTTTTCTGCGGCGATGTTCGCCGTCGCGGTGGCATGCTCCGCCTCGCTTGCCCCGTTCGCCTTCGCGCAAACGGTATCCGACACCGTCTCGTTCGTGAACTTCGAGAACCGCGAAGTCGGCGTGTACGGCAATGCGGAGGCCAAGGAAGACTTCAAGCGCAACGACTACGACAAAAGCTGGTGGTACGCCATGGACAAGAACAATGGCGAAAACTCCAAGGTCGTGTACGACGGCGAGGAACACGGCAAAGTTCTGCAGCTCAAGTACCCCAAGGGCTGCGTAGGCCCGAACGACAACGACACGCCCGCCTGCGCCGCGCAAATCATCCAGCCCCTCGTGAAAACCGCCGACACCATGTGGAGCGCCTACGACATATTCTTCGAAGACGGGTTCGAGTTCCAGCTCGGCGGCAAGCTCCCCGGCCTATGCGGCGGCAAGTGCTACACCGGCAACGCCATGCCTGAAACCGGCGACGGCTGGAGCGCGCGCATCATGTGGCGCAAAGATGGCAACGCCGTGCAGCTAATCTACTTCATGGGGCAAGAGTCCGTATACGGCGACGATTTTAAGTGGAATCTGAACGGCACCATCCCGCAAAAACAGTTTACCACCGGCACCTGGCACCGCATTGTGAATAAAGTAAGTATGAACACCATTGCCACTCCCGGCAACGGCGACAAGAACGGCCGCGTGCAAGCGTGGATTGACGGAGAAGTCGCGCTCGATGTAGATACCCTCAGGCTCCGCGACTACGACACCGTGAAAGTCGACAAGTTCTACCTCTCCACGTTCCACGGCGGAAGCAGCACCGAATGGGCCCCCACCCACGACTGCTTTATCCGCTACGACAACTTCACCGTATCGACGGATTCCATTGCGGTAAAGGCAAATGCTTCGGACACTAGTGGCACCTGCGAAGGTGAAAATTGCGGGCAGGGCCCCGAACGCATTATGCCGCGGGCACAGAACCGCACCATAGTCGCCCCCGTTGAAACCTACCGCATCGACGGTACCTTTGTCGGCCGCAAGAACACCCTCCCCGCTGCCGCCACGCACCAGCTCAAGAACGGGAAACGGGTGAAGGTTGTGAGGTAG